The proteins below come from a single Conexivisphaerales archaeon genomic window:
- a CDS encoding DUF1059 domain-containing protein, producing the protein MAGYKFKCKDVGMKCDFEVRHASSKDELLQIAATHAKLAHNMQTIPQDVADKVNAAIKSD; encoded by the coding sequence ATGGCTGGATACAAATTCAAGTGTAAGGATGTAGGAATGAAGTGTGACTTCGAAGTTAGGCATGCTTCATCCAAGGATGAATTGCTGCAGATAGCTGCAACTCATGCAAAGCTGGCTCATAACATGCAGACCATTCCACAAGACGTTGCAGATAAAGTGAATGCAGCCATAAAGTCCGATTGA